A region of Ictidomys tridecemlineatus isolate mIctTri1 chromosome 4, mIctTri1.hap1, whole genome shotgun sequence DNA encodes the following proteins:
- the Patl1 gene encoding protein PAT1 homolog 1 isoform X5, with amino-acid sequence MDLLGDHEENLAERLTKMVIENELEDPAIMQAVQTRPILQPQPGSLNSSIWDGSEVLRRIRGPLLAQEMPTVSVLEYALPQRPPQGPEDDRDLSERALPRRSTSPIIGSPPVRAVPIGTPPKQMAVPSFNQQILCPKPVHVRPPMPPRYPAPYGERMSPNQLCSVPNSSLLGHPFPPTVPPVLSPLQRAQLLGGAQLQPGRMSPSQFARVPGFVGSPLAAMNPKLLQGRVGQMLPPAPGFRAFFGAPPPATPPPQQHPPGPGPHLQNLRSQAPMFRPDTTHLHPQHRRLLHQRQQQNRNQHRNINGAGDRGSHRSNHQDHLRKDPYANLMLQREKDWVSKIQMMQLQSTDPYLDDFYYQNYFEKLEKLSAAEEMQGDGPKKERTKLITPQVAKLEHAYKPVQFEGSLGKLTVSSVNNPRKMIDAVVTSRGEDDETKEKQVRDKRRKTLVIIEKTYSLLLDVEDYERRYLLSLEEERPALMEERKHKICSMYDNLRGKLPGQERPSDDHFVQIMCIRKGKRMVARILPFLSTEQAADILMTTARNLPFLIKKDAQDEVIHHVLPCLLSPFSLLLYHLPSVTVTSLLQQLMNLPQSAAAPAPSNPHLAAVLQNKFGLSLLLVLLSRGEDLQSSDPATESTQNNQWTEVMFMATRELLRIPQAALAKPISIPTNLVSLFSRYVDRQKLNLLETKLQLVQGIR; translated from the exons ATGGACTTGTTGGGTGACCATGAGGAGAATTTGGCAGAAAGGCTCACTAAGATGGTGATTGAAAATGAACTAGAAGATCCAGCTATTATGCAGGCAGTGCAGACCAGGCCAATTTTGCAA ccTCAACCAGGAAGTCTGAATTCCAGCATCTGGGATGGATCCGAAGTTCTGAGGCGAATCCGAGGACCACTTCTTGCTCAG GAAATGCCTACAGTGTCTGTATTAGAGTATGCTTTGCCTCAGAGGCCCCCACAGGGCCCAGAAGATGATCGGGATCTTTCTGAGCGAGCATTACCAAGGCGTTCAACTTCACCTATCATTGGGAGTCCTCCAGTTAGAGCTGTGCCCATAGGCACCCCACCTAAGCAGATGGCTGTACCCAGCTTCAACCAACAG ATTCTGTGTCCGAAGCCTGTCCATGTTCGGCCCCCGATGCCACCACGTTATCCTGCTCCCTATGGTGAGAGGATGTCTCCAAACCAGCTCTGCAGTGTCCCG aactCTTCCCTCCTGGGTCACCCTTTTCCTCCTACTGTTCCTCCGGTTCTCAGTCCCCTCCAGAGAGCACAGCTTCTTGGAGGAGCACAG CTACAGCCTGGTCGGATGTCTCCCAGCCAGTTTGCACGGGTCCCTGGTTTTGTTGGTAGTCCTCTTGCTGCCATGAATCCCAAGTTGCTGCAAGGACGAGTTGGGCAGATGCTTCCCCCAGCACCAGGCTTCCGTGCCTTCTTTGGTGCTCCACCCCCTGCAACACCACCTCCACAGCAGCACCCTCCCGGCCCAGGACCTCATCTGCAAAACCTAAG atctCAGGCCCCAATGTTTAGACCAGACACAACTCACCTTCATCCACAGCACCGGCGGCTCTTGCATCAGAGACAACAGCAGAACAGGAA TCAGCATCGGAATATCAATGGGGCTGGAGATAGAGGAAGTCACAGGAGCAATCATCAAGATCATCTTCGAAAAGATCCATATGCCAATCTCATGTTGCAGCGGGAAAAAGATTGGGTCTCTAAAATCCAAATGATGCAGCTGCAAAGCACTGATCCCTACCTGGATGATTTTTATTACCAG AATTACTTCGAAAAACTGGAGAAACTGTCAGCTGCTGAAGAAATGCAAGGTGATGGCCCTAAAAAGGAACGCACCAAGCTCATCACCCCTCAGGTGGCCAAACTGGAGCATGCGTATAAGCCAG TGCAGTTTGAGGGTTCTTTGGGGAAACTTACTGTCTCTAGTGTGAATAACCCTCGAAAAATGATCGATGCTGTTGTGACATCTCGGGGTGAGGATGAT GAGACAAAAGAAAAGCAGGTTCGGGACAAGAGAAGAAAAACCCTTGTCATAATTGAGAAA ACTTATAGTTTACTTCTTGATGTGGAGGATTATGAAAGACGTTATCTCCTAAGTTTAGAAGAAGAGCGGCCTGCCCTGATGGAAGAGAGAAAGCACAAAATCTGTAGCATGTATGACAACTTGAGGGGTAAATTGCCCGGGCAAGAGAG GCCAAGCGATGACCACTTTGTACAGATCATGTGTATCCGAAAAGGGAAGAGAATGGTTGCCCGTATTCTCCCGTTCCTCTCCACAGAGCAAGCAGCTGACATTCTCATGACAACTGCCAGGAACCTCCCTTTTCTTATCAAGAAGGATGCACAAGATGAGGTGATCCACCAT gtGCTGCCATGTTTATTGagccccttctctctcctcctttatcATCTTCCTTCAGTGACTGTCACCAGCCTTCTGCAACAGCTAATGAACCTACCTCAAAGTGCAGCTGCACCAGCACCCTCCAACCCTCACCTTGCAGCTGTGCTCCAGAACAAG TTTGGCCTGTCACTGCTCCTTGTCCTCCTGAGCCGTGGGGAAGACTTACAGAGTTCAGACCCTGCTACAGAATCAACGCAAAATAACCAATG GACGGAGGTGATGTTCATGGCAACCCGAGAACTTCTGCGGATTCCCCAAGCAGCCCTGGCCAAACCAATCTCTATACCCACAAACCTAGTGTCCCTTTTTTCTCGCTATGTCGACCGGCAGAAATTGAACTTGCTGGAGACAAAACTGCA GCTAGTTCAGGGGATACGATAA